From one Streptomyces sp. CA-210063 genomic stretch:
- a CDS encoding C40 family peptidase, which yields MSGRLLRLVSTATVTALTAGALLTTTPTPVMAAPEPPAGTDTGTETAAPDNRSIADLLTDLQRLYRETEEATEAYNATDEDLAEQRAEVARLDRRLVAARLSLHDSRGAAGRLARQQYQNSSTALSPYVRLLLARDPHRALEQGHVIGQVARERADTVERLVGSEQDSDALARTARAALDRQLTLTERREKERDDVRERLDEVEKLLASLTAEQLADIEKLEQDRTAEAQRDLVTSGALSTVRPPTRAGAKALRHAVAQLGKPYEWGAEGPKTYDCSGLTSQAWSRAGHPIPRTSQEQWAQLPRVPLAELRPGDLVLYFKKATHVALYLGEGKVVQAARPDTRIKVSPIAANPILGAVRPDPKEKPLKKFNPPKLPSTTGL from the coding sequence GGAAGGCTTCTGCGCCTGGTCAGTACGGCAACGGTCACGGCGCTCACAGCCGGCGCCCTCCTCACCACGACCCCCACACCGGTCATGGCCGCACCGGAACCCCCCGCCGGCACCGACACCGGCACCGAGACCGCCGCCCCCGACAACCGCTCGATCGCCGACCTCCTCACCGATCTCCAGCGGCTCTACCGCGAGACCGAGGAGGCCACCGAGGCGTACAACGCCACCGACGAGGACCTGGCCGAGCAGCGCGCCGAGGTGGCGAGGCTGGACCGGCGGCTCGTGGCGGCCCGCCTCTCCCTGCACGACAGCCGGGGCGCGGCAGGCCGGCTGGCCCGGCAGCAGTACCAGAACAGCAGCACCGCGCTCTCCCCGTACGTACGGCTCCTCCTCGCCCGCGACCCGCACCGGGCACTGGAGCAGGGCCATGTGATCGGCCAGGTCGCCCGGGAACGGGCCGACACGGTGGAGCGGCTGGTCGGCAGCGAGCAGGACTCCGACGCCCTCGCCCGCACGGCCCGCGCGGCCCTCGACCGGCAGCTCACCCTCACCGAGCGCCGCGAGAAGGAACGCGACGACGTACGCGAGCGCCTCGACGAGGTGGAGAAGCTTCTCGCCTCCCTCACCGCCGAACAACTCGCCGACATCGAGAAGTTGGAGCAGGACCGCACGGCCGAGGCCCAACGGGACCTCGTCACCTCCGGCGCGCTCAGCACCGTACGCCCCCCGACCCGCGCCGGCGCCAAGGCCCTGCGCCACGCCGTCGCCCAGCTCGGCAAGCCCTACGAATGGGGCGCCGAGGGCCCGAAGACGTACGACTGCTCAGGCCTCACCTCTCAGGCCTGGTCCCGAGCGGGCCACCCCATCCCCCGCACCAGCCAGGAACAGTGGGCCCAACTCCCCCGAGTCCCCCTGGCCGAGCTCCGCCCCGGCGACCTGGTCCTCTACTTCAAGAAGGCCACCCACGTAGCCCTGTACCTGGGAGAGGGAAAGGTCGTCCAGGCCGCCCGCCCCGACACCAGGATCAAGGTCTCCCCCATCGCCGCCAACCCGATCCTGGGAGCGGTACGCCCAGACCCGAAGGAAAAGCCCCTGAAGAAGTTCAACCCCCCGAAGCTCCCGAGCACTACAGGCCTTTAG
- a CDS encoding styrene monooxygenase/indole monooxygenase family protein, whose product MRKILVVGAGQSGLHLALGLQSHGYEVTLMSNRTPDEIRAGRIMSTQCMFDSALRHERDLELNFWESQAPRIEGVGVSVAGPDGERAVDWVGRLRGYAQAVDQRVKMAGWLETFARRGGQLVIHGAAVSDLDYFSRVYDLVLVTAGKGELVRMFRRDASRSPYTEPQRALAAVYVHGLGPRPEHPEFDAARCNLVPGLGELIVQPVLTTSGRADALFWLGLPGGPLDAFHGVRDAEGQLALTLELMRRHVPWEYARATGVEVTDPGAALTGRYTPVVRHPVARLPGGGLVLGAGDVVVANDPLTGQGANSATKCAAVYLAAILDHGDGEFDEAWMRRTFERFWRIAGPVTKWTNTMLAPPAEHVLGLIGAAEGLPVVADRFANGFDDPGDFEGYFYEGEKTAAYLSEVAGG is encoded by the coding sequence ATGCGGAAGATTCTCGTCGTCGGAGCCGGCCAGTCCGGGCTGCACCTGGCCCTCGGACTCCAGTCGCACGGGTACGAGGTCACACTGATGTCCAATCGCACCCCGGACGAGATACGCGCCGGCCGGATCATGTCCACCCAGTGCATGTTCGACTCGGCCCTGCGCCACGAGCGCGACCTCGAACTGAACTTCTGGGAGTCCCAGGCCCCGAGGATCGAGGGCGTCGGGGTGTCCGTCGCCGGCCCGGACGGGGAGCGCGCCGTCGACTGGGTCGGAAGGCTGCGCGGATACGCGCAGGCCGTGGACCAGCGGGTGAAGATGGCCGGCTGGTTGGAGACGTTCGCCCGGCGGGGCGGCCAGCTGGTCATCCACGGCGCCGCGGTCTCCGACCTCGACTACTTCTCCCGCGTGTACGACCTCGTGCTCGTCACCGCGGGCAAGGGCGAACTGGTACGGATGTTCCGCCGCGACGCCTCCCGCTCGCCCTACACCGAGCCGCAACGCGCCCTCGCCGCCGTGTACGTGCACGGACTCGGCCCGCGCCCCGAGCACCCGGAGTTCGACGCGGCCCGCTGCAACCTGGTGCCCGGCCTCGGCGAACTCATCGTCCAGCCGGTCCTCACCACCTCCGGCCGGGCCGACGCCCTGTTCTGGCTGGGCCTGCCCGGCGGCCCGCTCGACGCGTTCCACGGCGTCCGGGACGCCGAGGGGCAGCTCGCCCTGACCCTGGAACTCATGCGGCGCCACGTCCCCTGGGAGTACGCGCGAGCCACCGGGGTGGAGGTGACCGACCCGGGCGCGGCGTTGACCGGCCGCTACACGCCGGTCGTCCGGCACCCCGTCGCACGGCTTCCCGGTGGCGGGCTGGTGCTGGGCGCCGGGGACGTCGTCGTGGCCAACGACCCGCTCACCGGGCAGGGGGCGAACTCGGCGACCAAGTGCGCGGCCGTCTACCTCGCCGCGATCCTCGATCACGGGGACGGGGAGTTCGACGAGGCGTGGATGCGGCGGACGTTCGAGCGGTTCTGGCGGATCGCCGGGCCCGTCACGAAGTGGACCAACACGATGTTGGCTCCGCCGGCTGAGCATGTGCTGGGGTTGATCGGGGCGGCTGAGGGGCTGCCGGTGGTGGCGGATCGTTTTGCCAATGGGTTTGATGATCCGGGGGATTTTGAGGGGTATTTCTACGAGGGGGAGAAGACGGCGGCGTATCTTTCGGAGGTTGCCGGGGGGTAG
- a CDS encoding GTP-binding protein, whose amino-acid sequence MDAGPPGAEPEEELKPWQSDLSRAPIATKIVVAGGFGVGKTTFVGAVSEITPLRTEALMTEAGAATDDLSATPDKLTTTVAMDYGRITLDDDLVLYLFGTPGQERFWFMWDDMVRGAIGAVVLADTRRLGDCFPALDYFESCGLPYVVAVNEFVGSVRYEPEDVRDALSVPEHVPVMIMDARKRVSAMETLLALCAHAISVTPE is encoded by the coding sequence GTGGACGCCGGCCCGCCCGGGGCGGAGCCCGAGGAGGAGCTGAAACCCTGGCAGTCCGACCTGTCCCGGGCCCCCATCGCCACGAAGATCGTGGTGGCGGGCGGCTTCGGCGTCGGCAAGACCACCTTCGTCGGCGCGGTCTCCGAGATCACCCCCCTCAGGACCGAGGCGCTGATGACCGAGGCCGGCGCCGCCACGGACGACCTCTCCGCGACGCCGGACAAGCTGACCACCACCGTGGCCATGGACTACGGCCGCATCACCCTCGACGACGACCTCGTCCTGTACCTGTTCGGCACGCCCGGCCAGGAGCGGTTCTGGTTCATGTGGGACGACATGGTGCGCGGCGCGATCGGCGCGGTCGTCCTCGCCGACACCCGCCGCCTCGGCGACTGCTTCCCCGCGCTCGACTACTTCGAGAGCTGCGGACTGCCGTACGTCGTCGCGGTGAACGAGTTCGTCGGCAGCGTGCGCTACGAGCCGGAGGACGTTCGGGACGCGTTGTCCGTGCCCGAGCATGTACCTGTCATGATCATGGACGCACGCAAGCGGGTCTCGGCGATGGAGACCCTGCTGGCGCTGTGCGCGCACGCGATATCCGTCACCCCCGAGTAG
- a CDS encoding DUF742 domain-containing protein — translation MSGPKKAEGGAKGARGTRGLPVRGGDRKPARVRPYSLTGGRTRFGHVLLVETFVAVLEAPAERAQLVNGSLNTKVMPEMRAIVELCRRMRTVAEIAALLRMPLGVVRVLLSDLADQGKIRVYGTGHGPGQPDRALLERVLSGLRRL, via the coding sequence ATGAGCGGCCCGAAGAAGGCCGAGGGCGGCGCGAAGGGCGCCAGGGGCACGAGGGGGCTCCCCGTGCGCGGCGGCGACCGCAAGCCCGCCCGCGTACGCCCCTACTCGCTCACCGGGGGCCGTACCCGCTTCGGTCACGTCCTGCTGGTGGAGACGTTCGTCGCCGTACTCGAAGCCCCGGCCGAGCGGGCTCAGTTGGTGAATGGTTCACTCAACACCAAGGTGATGCCCGAGATGCGGGCCATCGTCGAACTCTGCCGCCGTATGCGGACGGTGGCGGAGATCGCCGCGCTGCTGAGAATGCCGCTCGGCGTGGTCCGCGTCCTCCTCAGCGATCTCGCGGACCAGGGAAAGATCCGTGTGTACGGAACAGGTCACGGACCGGGACAGCCGGACCGCGCTCTGCTGGAAAGGGTGCTGAGTGGACTCCGCCGTCTCTGA
- a CDS encoding roadblock/LC7 domain-containing protein: protein MTAPITFGLSSEARNLHWLLTNLVEEVPGLLSVAVVSSDGLLLLSSDPGRNAEVRQAPEERPQGPRGSAADLATIVSGIGSLTIGAAKLMEFGGVKQTMVAMDEGSLFVMSISDGSLLGVHGAPDCDMSVVAYHMALFVGRAGHVLTPELRSELRKSLEAESQKETEAAGSRR, encoded by the coding sequence TTGACCGCGCCCATTACCTTCGGACTGAGCAGTGAAGCCCGCAATCTGCACTGGCTGCTGACCAACCTCGTCGAGGAGGTGCCGGGGCTGCTGTCGGTCGCGGTGGTCTCCTCCGACGGCCTGCTGCTGCTCTCCTCCGACCCCGGCAGAAACGCCGAGGTCCGCCAGGCCCCGGAAGAGCGGCCCCAGGGCCCCCGGGGCTCCGCCGCCGACCTGGCCACCATCGTCTCCGGCATCGGCAGCCTGACCATCGGCGCCGCCAAGCTGATGGAGTTCGGCGGGGTCAAGCAGACGATGGTCGCGATGGACGAGGGCAGCCTCTTCGTGATGTCGATCAGCGACGGCTCGCTGCTCGGCGTCCACGGCGCCCCCGACTGCGACATGAGCGTGGTGGCGTACCACATGGCGCTCTTCGTCGGCCGCGCCGGCCACGTCCTCACCCCGGAACTCCGCAGCGAACTGCGCAAGTCCCTGGAGGCCGAGTCCCAGAAGGAGACCGAGGCCGCCGGGAGCAGGCGATGA
- a CDS encoding sensor histidine kinase, producing MQKTRPRRTGKQAASKASAASPNQQGTAQAEAPTVGTGRKAHVRNRLIVAVAVVAAAIAGAGAPSILAASEQLHDTQSLVTLAGRTQETLTLAHALADERDEVVAYIAAGRPESAAPSEQRGDRVDRQVEELSADTDTSAARRETIESAQSIAGVREAALSGKSTALEAHRAYTAVVTELHALAEELAEQLPPRAGGGAYALAELDTAVQQAAAARGLLVAALSVPTTTQTVIDPVTGLPATTTGASAADEKQRDALTAAAQQARVRSDAALAHFRETAPAATRSSYDATVTGPEADTADTYLTNLTDQPTLSDREAGTSAKKVDAALSARVDLMRGAESSLYDRRTKDLAQLRDEDVTALEIRIAVLGALMLLAVGVATGMARSLTRPLAVLRIGSARVAGDPAAEEPVKFTGRNDEFAQVVRSVNALHAHALALHERLAPLEGDRKHLIGQRQTMADDRDRLRAELAEATAHLKKVQHSVHATFVNLALRTLGLVERQLAVIESLEEREQDPDRLATLFKLDHFATVMRRHSENLLVLAGHEHVQHHAGAVPLVDVVRAAVSEIERYERVRIAALPPGAHVAGFAADDLSHLLAELLENGTSFSPPEMSVEVSGWLMENGEITLSVQDGGIGVVPERLAKLNARLTDFDPEAPYDQENGEGLGLGLYVVARLAHRLGTPVRLQEHGAGGTAAVVVVPKGLLAPTPAVPVGTPVSITPALTLPGADAEANSNVLSGRSIAVREPEGDGDPLIEAAERALLAREAMGTAADAAEAAGTVAPEDDAPRGRAESVSETTMELFAPVAPGTAADEDIAAEAADDPYTREPDTHERAADEGDAARPAEVSRADAEGPRAEEPPRLTDKGLPKRTPRITAPTPTAPRPRAGGVNAEQLRRRLGGFHRGAKEGRRDVEAEIAEQSGETRMPVTHEYRTEAVDTTGGTSEEESS from the coding sequence GTGCAGAAGACGCGGCCTCGGCGCACAGGCAAGCAGGCAGCTTCGAAGGCCTCCGCGGCCTCCCCGAACCAGCAGGGGACGGCACAGGCAGAGGCCCCCACCGTCGGCACCGGACGGAAGGCGCACGTACGCAACCGGCTCATCGTCGCCGTGGCCGTCGTCGCCGCCGCCATAGCGGGCGCGGGAGCCCCCTCGATCCTCGCCGCCTCGGAGCAACTGCACGACACCCAGAGCCTGGTCACGCTCGCCGGGCGGACCCAGGAGACGCTCACCCTCGCGCACGCGCTGGCCGACGAGCGCGACGAGGTCGTCGCGTACATCGCCGCCGGGCGGCCCGAATCGGCCGCGCCCAGCGAGCAGCGCGGTGACCGCGTCGACCGCCAGGTCGAGGAGCTGAGCGCGGACACCGACACCTCCGCCGCGCGGCGGGAGACCATCGAGAGCGCCCAGTCCATCGCCGGCGTACGGGAAGCGGCGCTCTCCGGGAAGAGCACCGCTCTCGAAGCGCACCGGGCGTACACCGCCGTCGTCACCGAACTCCACGCCCTCGCCGAGGAACTGGCCGAGCAACTGCCGCCCCGCGCGGGCGGCGGCGCGTACGCCCTCGCCGAGCTCGACACCGCCGTCCAGCAGGCCGCCGCAGCCCGCGGTCTGCTCGTCGCCGCGCTCAGCGTCCCGACGACCACCCAGACGGTCATCGACCCGGTCACCGGGCTGCCCGCCACCACGACCGGCGCCTCGGCCGCGGACGAGAAGCAGCGCGACGCGCTCACGGCCGCCGCGCAACAGGCCCGTGTCCGCTCCGACGCCGCCCTCGCCCACTTCCGCGAGACCGCGCCCGCCGCCACCCGCTCCTCGTACGACGCCACGGTCACCGGCCCCGAGGCCGACACCGCCGACACGTACCTGACGAACCTCACCGACCAGCCCACGCTCTCCGACAGGGAGGCGGGCACCAGCGCGAAGAAGGTCGACGCGGCGCTCTCCGCCCGCGTGGACCTGATGCGCGGCGCCGAGTCCTCCCTCTACGACCGGCGCACCAAGGACCTCGCCCAGCTGCGCGACGAGGACGTCACCGCGCTGGAGATCCGGATCGCCGTCCTCGGCGCCCTGATGCTCCTCGCCGTCGGCGTCGCCACCGGCATGGCCCGTTCCCTCACCCGCCCGCTCGCGGTGCTGCGCATCGGCTCCGCCCGGGTCGCGGGTGATCCGGCGGCCGAGGAACCGGTCAAGTTCACCGGGCGCAACGACGAGTTCGCGCAGGTCGTGCGCTCCGTCAACGCGCTCCACGCGCACGCCCTCGCGCTGCACGAGCGGCTCGCGCCCCTGGAGGGCGACCGCAAGCACCTCATCGGCCAGCGCCAGACCATGGCCGACGACCGCGACCGGCTGCGCGCCGAACTCGCCGAGGCCACCGCGCACCTGAAGAAGGTCCAGCACAGCGTCCACGCCACCTTCGTCAACCTGGCGCTGCGCACCCTCGGCCTCGTCGAGCGCCAGCTCGCCGTCATCGAGTCCCTGGAGGAGCGCGAGCAGGACCCCGACCGGCTCGCCACCCTCTTCAAGCTCGACCACTTCGCGACCGTCATGCGCCGCCACAGCGAGAACCTCCTCGTCCTGGCCGGCCACGAGCACGTCCAGCACCACGCCGGAGCCGTCCCGCTCGTCGACGTCGTCCGCGCCGCGGTCAGCGAGATCGAGCGCTACGAGCGCGTCCGCATCGCCGCGCTGCCGCCGGGCGCGCACGTCGCCGGGTTCGCCGCCGACGACCTCAGCCATCTCCTCGCCGAACTCCTGGAGAACGGCACCTCGTTCTCCCCGCCGGAGATGTCCGTCGAGGTCTCCGGCTGGCTGATGGAGAACGGCGAGATCACCCTCTCCGTCCAGGACGGCGGCATCGGCGTCGTCCCCGAACGCCTCGCGAAGCTCAACGCCCGCCTCACCGACTTCGACCCCGAGGCCCCCTACGACCAGGAGAACGGCGAGGGACTCGGCCTCGGCCTGTACGTCGTCGCCCGCCTCGCCCACCGGCTCGGCACCCCCGTACGGCTCCAGGAGCACGGCGCCGGCGGCACCGCCGCGGTCGTCGTCGTACCCAAGGGGCTGCTGGCCCCCACGCCCGCCGTACCCGTGGGCACGCCGGTCTCGATCACGCCCGCGCTGACCCTGCCGGGTGCCGACGCCGAGGCCAACTCGAACGTCCTGTCCGGCCGTTCCATCGCCGTACGCGAGCCGGAGGGCGACGGCGACCCGCTCATCGAGGCGGCCGAGCGGGCACTGCTGGCGAGGGAGGCCATGGGGACGGCCGCCGACGCGGCGGAGGCCGCCGGGACCGTCGCACCGGAAGACGACGCACCCCGGGGCCGGGCCGAGTCCGTGTCCGAGACGACGATGGAGCTCTTCGCTCCGGTGGCCCCGGGGACGGCCGCCGACGAGGACATCGCCGCGGAGGCCGCCGACGACCCGTACACGAGGGAACCCGACACCCACGAGCGCGCCGCCGACGAAGGCGACGCGGCGCGTCCGGCGGAGGTGTCACGGGCCGACGCCGAGGGGCCGCGGGCGGAGGAGCCCCCGCGTCTCACCGACAAGGGCCTGCCCAAGCGCACGCCCAGGATCACCGCGCCCACGCCCACGGCCCCCAGGCCACGGGCCGGGGGCGTCAACGCCGAGCAGCTCCGCCGACGGCTCGGCGGGTTCCACCGGGGGGCCAAGGAAGGGCGCCGCGACGTCGAGGCGGAGATCGCCGAGCAGTCGGGCGAGACGCGGATGCCCGTGACACATGAGTACCGGACAGAGGCAGTTGACACCACGGGGGGCACTTCCGAGGAGGAAAGCAGTTGA
- a CDS encoding protein phosphatase 2C domain-containing protein — protein MRTELVSEPGDPLRPNEDFARLALTAKGQGGTLVLLDGVTPPPTDYGCRHSVAWFSSRLGHDLAELSVSEGDSPLVTVLSQAISRTAQTHAQTCDLSHPRTPQATVVLARWSTEAVEYLVLSDSALLFEGPDGVVTAVLDDRLSRLPRASLATAAIADSTVRNKEGGFWTAAADPAVAERAVTGIVPREKVRALAALTDGATRWVDTFRQGDWEDCFTFVRRKGAGALVDRVRELERADAEREFLGRSKTHDDASVVFAEL, from the coding sequence ATGCGCACCGAACTCGTCTCGGAGCCCGGCGACCCCCTCCGCCCCAACGAGGACTTCGCGCGGCTCGCCCTTACCGCCAAAGGACAGGGCGGCACCCTCGTCCTCCTCGACGGCGTGACGCCGCCGCCCACCGACTACGGCTGTCGACATTCGGTCGCGTGGTTCTCTTCCCGCCTCGGTCACGACCTGGCCGAACTGTCCGTTTCGGAAGGGGATTCACCGCTGGTCACCGTCCTCTCACAGGCCATTTCTCGTACCGCCCAGACCCACGCCCAAACCTGTGACCTTTCTCACCCGCGAACACCACAGGCCACAGTGGTCCTCGCCCGCTGGTCGACGGAGGCGGTGGAGTACCTGGTCCTCTCCGACTCGGCGCTGCTGTTCGAGGGGCCGGACGGAGTGGTGACGGCGGTGCTGGACGACCGTCTGTCGAGGCTGCCGCGCGCCTCCCTCGCCACGGCCGCGATCGCCGACTCGACGGTCCGGAACAAGGAGGGCGGCTTCTGGACGGCGGCCGCGGATCCCGCTGTGGCCGAGCGGGCGGTGACGGGGATCGTCCCGCGCGAGAAGGTCCGGGCACTGGCCGCGTTGACGGACGGCGCCACCCGGTGGGTGGACACGTTCCGGCAGGGCGACTGGGAGGACTGCTTCACCTTCGTACGAAGGAAGGGGGCCGGGGCGCTGGTGGACCGGGTGCGGGAACTCGAACGCGCCGATGCGGAGCGGGAGTTCCTGGGCCGGAGCAAGACGCACGACGACGCGAGCGTGGTGTTCGCGGAGTTGTGA
- a CDS encoding MarR family winged helix-turn-helix transcriptional regulator, which translates to MHDEGGNGDRGGAGADMPASGMDQAFLALERELTVLLRRARAKSGEMARAVHPDLESAAYGLLARLDETGRLRATELAAYIGVGKATMSRQLRALEHLGLIAREPDPADGRAWLVHLTEEGRARFRAVRDARRGAYVRQLAGWDRDEVAELARLLHQLNRGVEG; encoded by the coding sequence GTGCACGACGAGGGCGGAAACGGCGACCGCGGCGGTGCCGGGGCCGACATGCCGGCGAGTGGTATGGACCAGGCGTTCCTGGCGCTGGAACGGGAGCTGACGGTCCTGCTGCGGCGGGCCCGCGCCAAGTCCGGCGAGATGGCCCGGGCCGTCCACCCCGACCTGGAGTCCGCCGCCTACGGCCTCCTCGCCCGCCTCGACGAGACCGGCCGACTCCGCGCCACCGAACTCGCCGCCTACATCGGCGTCGGCAAGGCCACCATGTCCCGTCAGCTCCGCGCCCTCGAACACCTCGGCCTCATCGCCCGCGAACCCGACCCCGCCGACGGCCGCGCCTGGCTCGTCCACCTCACGGAGGAGGGCCGGGCCCGCTTCCGGGCGGTCCGGGACGCCCGGCGGGGGGCGTACGTACGGCAGCTGGCGGGATGGGACCGCGACGAGGTGGCCGAACTGGCGCGGCTGCTGCACCAGTTGAACCGGGGTGTGGAGGGCTGA
- the lon gene encoding endopeptidase La yields MASTSAPLTLPVLPLDEEVVLPGMVVPLDLNDTDVRAAVEAAQAAARAEPGKPKVLLVPRIDGAYASTGVLGTVEQVGRLADGDPGALIRALGRVRIGAGTTGPGAALWVEGTRLDESVPDPLPGQVTELVKEYKALATSWLRKRGAWQVVDRVQAIDDVSALADNSGYSPFLTTEQKIQLLETGDPVARLKLATQLLRDHLAEQDVAETIAKDVQEGVEKQQREFLLRRQLEAVRKELRELNGEKDGEESDDYRARVEAADLPETVREAALKEVDKLERSSDQSPEGGWIRTWLDTVLELPWNERTVDAYDIQGAQRVLDAEHAGLEDVKERITEYLAVRKRRAERGLGVVGGRRGGAVLALVGPPGVGKTSLGESVAHAMGRKFVRVALGGVRDEAEIRGHRRTYVGALPGRIVRAIKEAGSMNPVVLLDEIDKVGSDFRGDPAAALLEVLDPAQNHTFRDHYLEVELDLSDVVFLATANVLEAIPEALLDRMELVRLDGYTEDEKVVIARDHLLPRQLERAGLGADEVTLDESALRKLAGEYTREAGVRNLERSVARLLRKVAAQHELGQRDLPFTVTDGDLRGLIGRPHHVPEAAQDPAERRTAVPGVATGLAVTGAGGDVLYVEASLADPETGAAGLTLTGQLGDVMKESAQIALSFLRSHGAELELPVADLKDRGVHIHFPAGAVPKDGPSAGVTMTTALASLLSGRLVRTDVAMTGEVSLTGRVLPIGGVKQKLLAAHRAGVTTVIIPKRNEADLDDVPAEVLDKLDVHAVTDVRQVLELALAPAAVEVPVAA; encoded by the coding sequence ATGGCTTCGACGTCCGCACCGCTCACCCTGCCCGTACTGCCGCTCGACGAAGAGGTCGTGCTGCCCGGAATGGTGGTGCCGCTGGACCTCAATGACACGGATGTACGGGCCGCGGTGGAGGCCGCGCAGGCGGCGGCGCGGGCGGAGCCCGGGAAGCCGAAGGTGCTGCTGGTGCCGAGGATCGACGGGGCGTACGCGAGCACGGGTGTGCTCGGGACCGTCGAGCAGGTCGGAAGGCTGGCGGACGGAGACCCCGGCGCGCTCATCCGCGCACTCGGACGCGTGCGGATCGGGGCCGGGACCACCGGGCCCGGTGCCGCCCTGTGGGTCGAGGGGACACGGCTCGACGAGAGTGTTCCGGACCCACTGCCCGGCCAGGTCACCGAACTCGTCAAGGAGTACAAGGCCCTTGCCACCAGCTGGCTGCGCAAGCGCGGCGCCTGGCAGGTCGTGGACCGCGTGCAGGCCATCGACGACGTGTCCGCGCTCGCCGACAACTCCGGCTACTCACCCTTCCTCACCACCGAGCAGAAGATCCAGCTCCTGGAGACCGGCGACCCCGTCGCCCGGCTGAAGCTCGCCACCCAGTTGCTGCGCGACCACCTCGCCGAGCAGGACGTCGCCGAGACCATCGCCAAGGACGTCCAGGAGGGCGTCGAGAAGCAGCAGCGCGAGTTCCTGCTGCGGCGGCAGCTCGAAGCCGTCCGCAAGGAACTGCGCGAGCTGAACGGCGAGAAGGACGGCGAGGAGTCCGACGACTACCGGGCGCGCGTCGAGGCCGCCGATCTGCCGGAGACCGTACGGGAGGCCGCGCTCAAGGAGGTCGACAAGCTGGAGCGGTCGAGCGACCAGTCGCCCGAGGGCGGGTGGATCCGGACGTGGCTCGACACCGTCCTCGAACTGCCCTGGAACGAGCGGACCGTGGACGCGTACGACATCCAGGGCGCCCAGCGGGTGCTCGACGCCGAGCACGCGGGTCTCGAGGACGTGAAGGAGCGCATCACCGAGTACCTCGCCGTGCGCAAGCGGCGCGCGGAGCGGGGGCTGGGTGTCGTCGGCGGGCGGCGCGGCGGTGCCGTGCTCGCCCTCGTCGGGCCGCCCGGTGTCGGCAAGACCAGCCTCGGCGAGTCCGTGGCGCACGCCATGGGGCGCAAGTTCGTCCGGGTCGCGCTCGGCGGCGTACGGGACGAGGCGGAGATCCGCGGCCACCGGCGTACGTATGTGGGCGCCCTGCCCGGCCGTATCGTCCGCGCCATCAAGGAGGCGGGATCCATGAACCCCGTCGTCCTGCTCGACGAGATCGACAAGGTGGGCTCCGACTTCCGGGGCGACCCGGCCGCCGCGCTGCTCGAAGTCCTCGACCCCGCCCAGAACCACACCTTCCGGGACCACTACCTGGAGGTGGAGCTGGACCTGAGCGACGTCGTCTTCCTCGCCACCGCCAATGTGCTGGAGGCGATCCCGGAGGCGCTGCTCGACCGGATGGAGCTCGTCCGGCTGGACGGGTACACCGAGGACGAGAAGGTCGTCATCGCCCGGGACCACCTGCTGCCCCGTCAGCTGGAGCGGGCCGGGCTCGGCGCCGACGAGGTCACCCTCGACGAGAGCGCGCTGCGCAAGCTCGCCGGTGAGTACACGCGCGAGGCGGGTGTACGGAACCTGGAGCGGTCCGTCGCGCGGCTGCTGCGCAAGGTCGCGGCCCAGCACGAACTGGGGCAGCGGGACCTGCCGTTCACCGTCACGGACGGCGATCTGCGGGGTCTCATCGGGCGCCCGCACCATGTGCCCGAGGCGGCCCAGGACCCGGCGGAGCGGCGTACGGCCGTACCGGGTGTCGCGACCGGACTCGCGGTCACCGGTGCGGGCGGCGACGTCCTCTACGTCGAGGCGTCGCTGGCCGACCCGGAGACGGGCGCGGCGGGGCTGACCCTCACCGGCCAGCTGGGCGACGTGATGAAGGAGTCCGCGCAGATCGCGCTCTCCTTCCTGCGCTCGCACGGCGCCGAACTGGAGCTGCCCGTCGCCGACCTCAAGGACCGGGGCGTGCACATCCACTTCCCGGCGGGCGCAGTCCCCAAGGACGGCCCGAGCGCCGGAGTCACCATGACGACGGCCCTCGCCTCGCTGTTGTCCGGCCGGCTCGTCCGTACGGATGTGGCGATGACCGGTGAGGTCTCGCTGACGGGGCGCGTCCTGCCCATCGGCGGTGTGAAGCAGAAGCTGCTCGCCGCGCACCGGGCGGGCGTCACCACCGTCATCATTCCCAAGCGCAACGAGGCCGACCTCGACGACGTCCCCGCCGAGGTCCTCGACAAGCTCGACGTCCACGCGGTCACCGATGTCCGCCAGGTCCTGGAGCTGGCGCTGGCCCCGGCGGCGGTGGAGGTGCCCGTGGCCGCCTGA